DNA sequence from the Methanococcus maripaludis genome:
TAATCTTTGAAGTCGTAAACTTCTTTGAGCCATAATTTATATGACCTTTCATCTTTAAAGTGTGGAAGATGCATAACATACATTTCTGACAGTTTTGCCATGTGTTCAAACATCTTTTTCTTTCCATCGCACGTTGTTTCTCCAACAATAACATCTGAAGCTTCAAAGTAAGGGCAGGCTTTATCTTTTTTAAATCCGTATGAAGATTTAATCAGCGGACAGATACTTCTTGGCAGATCTTCTTCTGCTGATGGAATGGTTGACTCTTTTCCACCACAAAGTCCGACAGGAATTGCATCAGCAGCACATATAATTTCAGTAGGCACGAATACACAAAATCTACCAAATACTTTTTTTCCTTCGTCTTTTTCTCGATATAATTCCTCTTTTCTTTTTGAAAAAATTTCATCGAGTTTTTTGATACTTTTTAATTCGTCCAAAGTTTCACCGATTTTATAGTTTAAACTATCTTCTAAGATATTATTTAAATTATTTTTCATTATTTGTTGTGTTTGATATCCATTAGAATATCTATTAAATATATAATAACTACTAAAATCTAATACCATTATCAATATATATCGGTAATTAAATAATCCAATGAAGGTCTTAAGTTTTAAGATACCTGAAATTAAACAATAACTATTTTTGAGGTCATACATGTTATCAAAGGACAACATCGGCAAAATGATGAAATACCGGTGGGTAATCTTTGCAGTTCTTGCGTTAGTTTACTTCTTCGTGTACTTTCACAGGGTATCTCCTGCAGTTATGGCTGGAGATCTTATGACAACGTTTGGAGTAGGGGCAACTTCAATGGGTCTACTCGGATCAGTTTATTTTTATGCATATGCATTAATGCAGATTCCTTCAGGGATAATGTCTGATAAATTCGGACCTAGAAGGGTCGTTGCTGTTTTTACACTTGTTGCAGCAGCAGGTGCAATTCTTACAGGTATTGCAACTGATTTTAACATGGTTATATTAGGAAGGCTTTTAATCGGTGTTGGTGTAGCTGCAGTATACATCCCGATAATGAAAATGCTTTCAATCTGGTTTAGAAAAAACGAATTTGCTACTCAAAGTGGCGTTATGCTTGCAGTAGGAAACATTGGGGCATTATCCGCAGCAGCACCACTTGCTTACCTTAATACATCATTAGGTTGGCAGACTGTATTCATGGGACTTGGTGTAGCATCAGTCGCTCTTGCAATTCTTTCATATATTGTTATTAGGGATAAGCCATCAGAAATGGGATTCCCAAATATTGAAGATATTGAAGCTCAGGAAAATGGCGAAACTGTTTCAGCAGAAGCAAAACCTGCAGAAAACATATCTATTATGGATTCTATTAAAATGGTACTCGGTAAAAAATCATTCTGGCCCTTGGCAATATGGTTTTTCTTTTACTATGGATCATTAATGGCATACCAAGGACTTTGGGCAGGCCCATACTTTAAAGATATTTTAGGTTGGGACAAAGCAACATATGCAAGCCTTTTAACGTTTATCGGAATTGGTTTGATCTTAGGATGTCCTGTTTCAGGATATCTCGCAGATAAAGTTTTAAAATCAAGAAAAAAGACATTAATTATCGGTACAGTAATGTACACATTATTATGGTTTGCAGTCTGGTACTTTAACGGAATGGACAATCCATTATTCTATAAAATATTATACTTATTATTCGGATTCTTCGCAGGATTCTTCGTTGTATGCTACGGACAGGTGAAATCATTATTTCCTATCTCAATAACAGGAACTTCCACGTCAATCCTCAATTTCTTCCCATTCTTTGGTGGTGCACTGCTCCAGCAAGTTTGCGGGTTGTTAATCGCAAGCTACGGGCTTAATGCATTAGGGGGATACACAAGTGCAGGATACCAGATGGCATGGTTATTACTTGCTGTTGGAATGGTTATTGCAACAATTTGCGTTTATTTCTCTGAAGAAAAAGGACTTTAAGTCCATTAAATTTTTTTCTTTTTTCATTTTTTAAAAATTTAAAAATAATTTAAACATGGTGGAATTTATGAAAAAAACATTTTCATGTGTCAGTGACAAGTTAGAAAACATTCCAAAAGAATTAACTGAATCTAAAAATTTAAAATTTCCAAATGTACACGAAAATCTTATCGATATGGTGGAATTTTCAAAAATAATGAAAGAATATAGGAAAGACTTATTTTGTAGAGTTCCATTCTGTATGACCGTTGAAGCAGAATCATTGGGTGCTAAAATTAACATGGGCGATGAAAAATACGGCCCAAGAGCTAAAGAATACGCTTTTAAAAATTTAGATGAATTAGAATCCATAACACCAATTGATCTAACCTCAGGTAGGATTAAAACAGTTCTTGGTGCTATTCGTGAATTAAAAGAATCTGGTGAAATTCCAATTCTTGCAGTTGAGGGGCCATTTACTATATTTTCATCTTTGATAGATTCGACAGCATTTTATAAAGAACTTAGAAAAAATCCGGACCAAGCAAACGAATTTTTGAATTTTTTAGAGGATGAAATCGTAAAGTATATTCTTTCAGGAATTGAAAACGGGGCTAAAATTATTTCTTTTGGAGATCCTGCAGGAAGTATCGACATAGTGGGTCCAAAAGTATTTAGGGAATACAGCGGAAAAATTGCCAAAAATATTATAGAAAAAGTTAGATTAAAAGAAAAAAACTGTATTATTCATCTTTGTGGATTAACATCTGTTGCACTTGAAAATGAAGGAATGTGCAAATTTAATCCATTAAATTGCGATTCTGAAACATATGGGAAAGCAATTTATGAACTAATTCATGAAAATACAAAAACAAAAATTATTGGTCACAACTGTATAAAAAAATCAATCTATAAAATTCCAAAAAATACTGTCTGGGAAATAAAAGAATAATTATTTTATAAATTATTAAATAATTCACTTATTGCTTCTTTTTCAAGCTCTTTTCCAATTATGCAAATTTTTTGGTCTTTTTTTGTGTTTAAAAGCTCCAACTTGCAATCATTTCCAACATAATTAAACTCCATTGTTTTATCATCGATGTTTAAAAAACCCTTTCCACGCATTATCTGTCCATATTTACCACTTTTAAGTTCTAAAATTATATTTTCAATATCTTTTTCTTTAAAAGAATCAGTAAATTCAAGTCCAATACTTGATACGCCTTTCATTGCAGCTTCAACGTTTCCACGATATATTTTACCAGAATTTTCAGAACTGTTGTCAAGAATTTTCAAAAATTCTTCTGGAGCCATAAATTCCCAGTTTTGAGTTACAATTAATGAATTAGGATTTAAATCCCTTAATGATAAAATAATTTTATCAATTTCTTGGTAATTCATAAACTGAGCTTTACTGATAATTAGTCTGTCTGCATTTTTTATTTGATCTTTAAAAAATTCGCCAAATCCTTCAACTTCTTCGAGATAATTTTCAGCATCAACTACGGTTGTGAGCGAGTTTATTTCAGAAATTTGTTTGATTTTTGGAAGACTCAATATCCCGATTATCTCACTTAAGAGCCCCATTCCTGTTGGTTCAACAATAATCCTGTCAGGTTCAAATTCATCTACGATTTTGCTTAACGCTTCGATAAAGTTGGACCTGATGCTACAGCAAATGCATCCTTGTTGAAGTTCGTATACTTCAAATCCTTCATTTTTGATAAGATCTCCGTCAATTGCAATTTCGCCAAATTCATTTTCAATAACAATTACTTTTTCGTTCCCACAGGCGTTTAAAAGATGTTTTATAAATGTCGTCTTTCCAGAACCCAAGTAGCCTGATACAACGTCGATTTTAACCACAATATCACCAAATATAATAAATTTTAATATTATTATTTCAAATACTAATTTTTAAAAATTTAAAGAATCAATGAACAATTTTTCATAGTTTTCTTTTGTCGAAAGTTCATAATATGTTATATCTTTAGAGACTGACTCCATTTCCGCTCGTGATTCTTTTGAAAGCAGACAAATTAAAGCACCGGTTTTAGAGGAATTTCCAATATATCTTATTTTTTTGCCAAGTTTTTCAGGTATGATTCCACTTCCAACGAGGCTTTCAACAGTTAAGTGTTTTCCAAACTGCCCTGCAATTATTACTTCATCAATTTCTTCCATTGTTAAATTATTTTCATCCAAAAGTGCTAAAAATCCCGAAACTATAGCTGCTTTTGCCAGTTGAACCTGCCTTATGTCTTTTTGTGAAACTAATATTTCGGGATTTTTTGAGATCTGAACAAACTTTTTTGAATTTTTTTCTATTATCAAATTTTTATATTCATTATCTGAACCGTTTGAATTAATTAACCTGCCAGTTTTACCCACAAGGCCTGTTCTAACAATTTCAGATATTGAATCAAGTATTCCACTACCGCAAATTCCAACAGGATTCACATTTCCAATGACTTTTAATTCGATATTGTTTTCATTGAATTTAACACATTCAATTGCGC
Encoded proteins:
- a CDS encoding MFS transporter, with product MLSKDNIGKMMKYRWVIFAVLALVYFFVYFHRVSPAVMAGDLMTTFGVGATSMGLLGSVYFYAYALMQIPSGIMSDKFGPRRVVAVFTLVAAAGAILTGIATDFNMVILGRLLIGVGVAAVYIPIMKMLSIWFRKNEFATQSGVMLAVGNIGALSAAAPLAYLNTSLGWQTVFMGLGVASVALAILSYIVIRDKPSEMGFPNIEDIEAQENGETVSAEAKPAENISIMDSIKMVLGKKSFWPLAIWFFFYYGSLMAYQGLWAGPYFKDILGWDKATYASLLTFIGIGLILGCPVSGYLADKVLKSRKKTLIIGTVMYTLLWFAVWYFNGMDNPLFYKILYLLFGFFAGFFVVCYGQVKSLFPISITGTSTSILNFFPFFGGALLQQVCGLLIASYGLNALGGYTSAGYQMAWLLLAVGMVIATICVYFSEEKGL
- a CDS encoding uroporphyrinogen decarboxylase family protein, with the protein product MKKTFSCVSDKLENIPKELTESKNLKFPNVHENLIDMVEFSKIMKEYRKDLFCRVPFCMTVEAESLGAKINMGDEKYGPRAKEYAFKNLDELESITPIDLTSGRIKTVLGAIRELKESGEIPILAVEGPFTIFSSLIDSTAFYKELRKNPDQANEFLNFLEDEIVKYILSGIENGAKIISFGDPAGSIDIVGPKVFREYSGKIAKNIIEKVRLKEKNCIIHLCGLTSVALENEGMCKFNPLNCDSETYGKAIYELIHENTKTKIIGHNCIKKSIYKIPKNTVWEIKE
- a CDS encoding CobW family GTP-binding protein — protein: MVKIDVVSGYLGSGKTTFIKHLLNACGNEKVIVIENEFGEIAIDGDLIKNEGFEVYELQQGCICCSIRSNFIEALSKIVDEFEPDRIIVEPTGMGLLSEIIGILSLPKIKQISEINSLTTVVDAENYLEEVEGFGEFFKDQIKNADRLIISKAQFMNYQEIDKIILSLRDLNPNSLIVTQNWEFMAPEEFLKILDNSSENSGKIYRGNVEAAMKGVSSIGLEFTDSFKEKDIENIILELKSGKYGQIMRGKGFLNIDDKTMEFNYVGNDCKLELLNTKKDQKICIIGKELEKEAISELFNNL